A region of Arvicanthis niloticus isolate mArvNil1 chromosome 18, mArvNil1.pat.X, whole genome shotgun sequence DNA encodes the following proteins:
- the Wwp2 gene encoding NEDD4-like E3 ubiquitin-protein ligase WWP2 isoform X3 — translation MIQEPALPPGWEMKYTSEGVRYFVDHNTRTTTFKDPRPGFESGTKQGSPGAYDRSFRWKYHQFRFLCHSNALPSHVKISVSRQTLFEDSFQQIMNMKPYDLRRRLYIIMRGEEGLDYGGIAREWFFLLSHEVLNPMYCLFEYAGKNNYCLQINPASSINPDHLTYFRFIGRFIAMALYHGKFIDTGFTLPFYKRMLNKRPTLKDLESIDPEFYNSIVWIKENNLEECGLELFFIQDMEILGKVTTHELKEGGENIRVTEENKEEYIMLLTDWRFTRGVEEQTKAFLDGFNEVAPLEWLRYFDEKELELMLCGMQEIDMSDWQKNAIYRHYTKSSKQIQWFWQVVKEMDNEKRIRLLQFVTGTCRLPVGGFAELIGSNGPQKFCIDKVGKETWLPRSHTCFNRLDLPPYKSYEQLREKLLYAIEETEGFGQE, via the exons ATGATACAGGAGCCAGCCCTGCCCCCAGGGTGGGAAATGAAATACACCAGCGAGGGTGTGCGGTACTTTGTGGATCACAATACCCGCACCACCACCTTTAAGGATCCTCGCCCAGGGTTCGAGTCAGG GACAAAGCAAGGCTCACCTGGTGCCTATGACCGCAGTTTTCGGTGGAAGTATCACCAATTCCGTTTCCTCTGCCAT tCAAACGCCCTACCCAGCCACGTGAAGATCAGTGTTTCCAGGCAGACGCTCTTTGAGGATTCTTTCCAACAG ATTATGAACATGAAACCTTACGACCTGCGCCGCCGGCTCTACATCATCATGCGTGGTGAGGAGGGCCTGGACTACGGCGGCATCGCCAG AGAGTGGTTTTTCCTCCTGTCCCATGAGGTGCTCAACCCTATGTACTGTTTGTTTGAATATGCTGGGAAGAACAATTACTGCCTGCAGATCAACCCGGCCTCTTCCATCAACCCTGACCACCTCACCTACTTCCGCTTTATCGGCAGATTCATCGCCATG GCTCTGTACCATGGGAAGTTCATCGACACAGGCTTTACCCTCCCTTTCTACAAGCGGATGCTCAACAAGAGACCAACTCTGAAGGACCTAGAGTCTATCGACCCTGAGTTTTACAACTCCATTGTCTGGATCAA AGAGAACAACCTGGAAGAGTGTGGCCTGGAGCTGTTCTTCATCCAGGACATGGAGATCCTGGGCAAGGTGACAACCCATGAGCTGAAGGAAGGCGGTGAGAACATTCGAGTTACCGAGGAGAACAAAGAGGAATATATCAT GCTGCTGACTGACTGGCGATTCACCCGAGGCGTGGAAGAGCAGACCAAAGCCTTCCTGGATGGCTTCAATGAGGTGGCCCCTCTGGAGTGGTTGAGATATTTTGATGAGAAGGAGCTGGAG CTCATGCTGTGCGGCATGCAGGAGATAGACATGAGCGACTGGCAGAAGAATGCCATCTATCGGCACTACACCAAGAGCAGCAAGCAGATCCAGTGGTTCTGGCAG GTTGTCAAGGAGATGGACAATGAGAAGAGGATCCGGCTGCTGCAGTTTGTCACAGGAACCTGCCGCCTGCCCGTTGGGGGGTTTGCCGAGCTCATCG GGAGCAATGGACCCCAGAAGTTCTGTATTGACAAAGTTGGCAAGGAAACCTGGCTGCCCAGGAGCCATACGTG CTTCAACCGCCTGGACCTGCCTCCCTACAAGAGCTATGAGCAGCTGAGAGAGAAGCTGCTGTACGCCATCGAGGAGACCGAGGGGTTTGGACAGGAGTAG